Proteins encoded together in one Triticum dicoccoides isolate Atlit2015 ecotype Zavitan chromosome 7B, WEW_v2.0, whole genome shotgun sequence window:
- the LOC119335798 gene encoding uncharacterized protein LOC119335798 has protein sequence MGFTKEFEVQSHGNTKLQVIHTNELHKVATIIEQYERHLEFERHKIVGVDVEYANDVGQDQKPALVQLSVGKDHPVLHFQLSTADKNCTRFDNFLADPRYTFAGFSIDGDIEMLGRVGLEITHFVDIQKEWRVPTATKPLDSLGDVSGILVHDYYKEMKKKITNAEHQRWARMPLTMRHIEYAAKDAYTAYEIWSHLTTIQEGLRRAKLEK, from the coding sequence ATGGGATTCACCAAGGAATTCGAGGTGCAGTcccacggcaacaccaagttgcaagTGATCCACACCAACGAGTTGCACAAGGTGGCCACCATCATCGAGCAGTACGAGCGACACCTCGAATTcgagcgccacaagatcgtcggagttgatgtggagtacgCCAACGACGTTGGCCAAGATCAGAAACCAGCCCTCGTCCAACTCTCTGTCGGCAAGGATCATCCGGTGCTGCACTTTCAACTGAGCACCGCCGACAAGAACTGCACCAggttcgacaacttcctcgccgaccccaggtatACGTTTGCTGGCTTCTCCATCGATGGCGACATAGAGATGCTCGGCCGCGTCGGACTGGAGATCACCCactttgtcgacatccagaaggaatGGAGGGTGCCTACAGCTACCAAGCCCCTGGACTCGCTTGGTGATGTCTCAGGCATCCTTGTCCATGACTACTACAAggagatgaagaagaagatcaccaacGCAGAGCACCAGCGCTGGGCGCGCATGCCCCTGAccatgaggcacatcgagtacgcggcaaaAGATGCTTACACTGCATACGAGATATGGAGCCACCTCACCACTATCCAGGAAGGGCTCCGCCGGGCAAAACTCGAGAAGTAG